The Mangifera indica cultivar Alphonso chromosome 8, CATAS_Mindica_2.1, whole genome shotgun sequence genome has a window encoding:
- the LOC123224283 gene encoding mechanosensitive ion channel protein 10-like gives MENPSSDQLVLFIDQQNPKPSSMETELKDQIAEEQKSWNPPARTKTLRRLSFSKPKARLLEFNYPATGHKPIPESEESEPFLENYSSSEDDDDEDENEWEKEYDEDDGGTGGEKVRKRRKIQWRLLIEWMLFIIIMTCLICSLTIKSIKNELTWGLETWKWCLMVMVTFCGRLVSGWLMTFVVFLIVRNFMLREKVLYFVYGLRKSIQNCVWLALVLLSWSMFNGKVHKNKILKKVFQALVAVLLGATIWLMKIFLVKLLASSFHVTTYFDRMKESAFHHYILDTLSGPPMNMDGIVKQGHNLTESKSMPARWKEGKLKEARNVYKSKKFGSRKIDMEKLRRLSTERRASAWTVKRLVNYIRSSGLSTISKTVDEFGNAESEITSEWAARNSAQRIFKNVAKPNAKYIEEEDLMRFLTRVEIHTIFPLFEGALETGRITKSSFRNWVVRAYLERKALAHSLNDTKTAVQQLHKLASAIVSVIILVVSLMVMEVATSKVIVFVLTQIVLVGFMFQNTCKWSSNPLSSSSSCTLMTLEIAVSLMVFRSPEMADVINFSVDISTSMDSIIALKKAIQAYIESKPNYWNPKHAVIVKEIDEQNKLKICVSVQHTINHQNYGERSSRVSELILELKKILENLGIKYSLLPQEIHLTQVNFEDWS, from the exons ATGGAAAACCCTAGCTCTGATCAGCTCGTTCTCTTCATCGAtcaacaaaaccctaaaccttcAAGCATGGAAACCGAGCTCAAGGACCAAATAGCTGAAGAGCAGAAGTCCTGGAACCCGCCAGCTAGAACGAAAACCCTTCGCCGCCTCAGCTTCTCCAAACCAAAAGCTCGATTACTAGAGTTCAACTATCCGGCAACTGGCCACAAACCAATTCCTGAATCCGAGGAAAGCGAACCGTTTCTGGAAAACTATTCTTCAAGCGAAGATGATGACGATGAAGATGAGAACGAGTGGGAGAAAGAATATGATGAAGATGACGGAGGAACGGGAGGAGAAAAAGTGAGAAAGAGGAGAAAAATTCAATGGAGACTATTGATAGAATGGATGTTGTTCATCATTATTAtgacttgtttgatttgttCTCTGACGATAAAGTCGATCAAGAATGAGCTCACTTGGGGACTTGAGACGTGGAAATGGTGCTTAATGGTGATGGTGACCTTCTGCGGCCGCCTGGTTTCGGGGTGGTTAATGACTTTCGTCGTCTTCTTAATCGTCCGCAACTTCATGCTCAGAGAAAAGGTTTTGTATTTCGTTTATGGACTCAGAAAAAGCATCCAAAACTGCGTCTGGTTGGCTCTCGTACTCCTCTCATGGAGTATGTTCAACGGGAAAGtccacaaaaacaaaattctcaAGAAAGTCTTTCAAGCTCTCGTTGCAGTACTCCTCGGTGCAACGATTTGGCTTATGAAAATCTTTCTAGTGAAATTATTAGCCTCATCGTTTCACGTTACCACATATTTTGATCGAATGAAAGAGAGTGCCTTTCATCACTATATTTTGGATACACTTTCAGGACCACCAATGAACATGGACGGGATCGTGAAACAAGGCCATAATCTGACGGAATCGAAGTCGATGCCGGCGAGATGGAAGGAGGGGAAGTTGAAGGAAGCAAGGAATGTTTACAAGTCTAAAAAGTTTGGGTCTAGGAAGATTGACATGGAGAAGCTGAGGAGGCTGAGTACGGAGAGGAGGGCTTCGGCTTGGACCGTGAAGAGGTTGGTGAATTACATAAGGTCATCAGGTTTGTCAACCATTTCTAAGACTGTTGATGAATTTGGAAACGCTGAATCGGAGATCACTAGCGAATGGGCGGCGAGAAACTCTGCTCAAAGGATCTTCAAGAACGTAGCTAAACCGAATGCCaa GTATATTGAAGAGGAAGATTTAATGAGATTTTTGACTCGTGTTGAGATTCATACTATATTTCCACTCTTTGAAGGGGCCCTTGAGACTGGAAGGATAACAAAATCTTCATTTAGAAATTGGGTG GTTCGAGCTTATCTTGAGAGAAAAGCCTTAGCGCATTCGTTGAATGACACCAAAACGGCAGTTCAACAGCTGCACAAATTAGCAAGTGCAATTGTCAGTGTAATTATACTTGTGGTGTCTCTCATGGTGATGGAGGTAGCCACTTCAAAGGTAATAGTTTTTGTCCTCACACAAATTGTTCTTGTGGGCTTCATGTTCCAAAACACTTGCAAATGGTCTTCGAATCcattgtcttcatcttcatcatgcACCCTTATGACATTGGAGATCGCTGTGTCATTGATGGTGTTCAG AAGTCCGGAAATGGCAGATGTTATTAATTTCAGTGTTGATATTTCTACGTCCATGGATTCTATCATTGCGCTTAAGAAGGCGATTCAAGC ATATATCGAGAGCAAACCCAACTACTGGAACCCTAAACATGCAGTGATAGTGAAAGAAATTGACGAACagaacaaattgaaaatttgtgtAAGTGTTCAACATACCATCAATCACCAGAACTATGGGGAGAGGAGTAGTCGGGTATCTGAGCTTATTCTTGAGTTGAAAAAGATCCTTGAGAATCTTGGAATCAAGTATAGTCTTCTTCCTCAAGAGATTCATCTCACGCAGGTTAATTTCGAGGATTGGAGCTAG